From one Rosa rugosa chromosome 4, drRosRugo1.1, whole genome shotgun sequence genomic stretch:
- the LOC133743470 gene encoding heat shock cognate 70 kDa protein-like isoform X1 codes for MDEDPTVGSAIGIDLGTTYSCVGVWQHGHVEIIANDQGNRTTPSYVAFTDTGRLIGEAAKNQASMNPIHTVFDAKRLIGRRFNDASVKSDMKFWPFKVRGVDNKPMIVVNYNNEEKRFAAEEISSMILVKMREIAEAYLGSTVKNVVVTVPAYFNDFQRQATKDAGIIAGMNVLRIINEPTAAAIAYGLDRKYTTVGGKNVLIFDLGGGTFDVSLLKIEEGIFEVKATTGDTHLGGEDFDNTMMNYFVQEFKRKHEKDISKNPKALRRLRTSCERAKRILSSSTQTIIEIDSLYDGIDFSSTITRARFEEQNMDLFKKCMEPVDKCLKDAEMDRSSVHDVVLIGGSTRIPKVQQLLREFFNGKELCKSINPDEAVAYGAAVQAAILGGEGNIEKVQDVLLLDVTPLSLGIESDNGKMSVVVPRNTTIPTTKESVFTTVQSGQQCVEFPVYEGESIIAKQNRLLGIFELKGIQCAPKGVPQLNVCFNIDANGIMVVSAEDKSTKKKSKITIVNNNKGRLSKMEIARMIKEAEKYRFEDEENKKKLEAKAALMDYTHDMEEKIPSLRKLNRANKKKYEDEVAKTCRWLDENENRLAECKEYEDQMKKLENVCNRIIGKMHQDGR; via the exons atggacgaagatccgaccgttggat CAGCTATTGGTATAGATCTTGGAACAACTTACTCATGCGTTGGCGTCTGGCAACACGGTCATGTTGAGATCATAGCCAATGACCAGGGCAACAGAACAACGCCTTCTTACGTTGCTTTTACGGATACTGGGCGTTTGATTGGTGAGGCTGCCAAGAACCAAGCCTCCATGAACCCCATTCACACTGTTTTTG atgcAAAGCGCTTGATTGGTAGGAGATTCAACGATGCTTCTGTCAAGAGTGATATGAAGTTTTGGCCTTTCAAAGTTCGTGGTGTCGACAACAAGCCAATGATTGTGGTCAACTACAATAATGAAGAGAAGCGGTTTGCTGCTGAGGAGATATCATCCATGATTCTTGTTAAGATGAGGGAAATAGCAGAGGCTTATCTTGGATCGACAGTAAAGAATGTTGTTGTAACGGTCCCAGCATACTTTAATGATTTTCAACGTCAGGCTACAAAAGATGCAGGGATAATTGCGGGTATGAATGTTTTACGTATTATTAACGAGCCTACAGCTGCTGCAATTGCTTATGGCCTTGATAGAAAATACACCACTGTTGGAGGAAAGAACGTTCTTATTTTTGATCTGGGAGGTGGAACTTTTGATGTTTCCCTTCTCAAAATTGAAGAGGGAATTTTTGAGGTGAAAGCTACGACTGGAGATACTCATCTCGGGGGTGAAGATTTTGACAATACAATGATGAACTATTTTGTACAAGAGTTCAAGAGAAAACACGAAAAGGACATCAGTAAAAATCCCAAAGCACTGAGGAGATTGAGAACATCTTGTGAGAGAGCGAAGAGAATTCTTTCTTCCAGTACTCAAACTATTATTGAGATTGATTCTTTATATGATGGAATTGACTTTTCCTCCACAATAACTAGAGCAAGATTTGAGGAGCAGAACATGGATCTCTTTAAGAAATGTATGGAGCCTGTGGACAAGTGTTTGAAGGATGCTGAAATGGACAGGAGCAGCGTTCATGATGTTGTTCTTATTGGTGGATCTACTAGAATTCCCAAGGTACAACAGCTATTGCGGGAGTTCTTTAATGGCAAAGAGCTTTGCAAGAGCATCAATCCTGATGAAGCTGTGGCATATGGTGCCGCCGTACAAGCCGCAATTTTGGGCGGTGAGGGAAATATTGAGAAGGTTCAAGACGTACTCTTGTTGGACGTCACTCCGCTTTCCCTTGGTATAGAGAGTGATAATGGAAAGATGAGTGTTGTAGTCCCAAGAAACACTACCATCCCCACCACGAAAGAGAGTGTCTTTACAACAGTCCAAAGTGGGCAACAATGTGTAGAGTTTCCTGTGTATGAGGGTGAATCAATAATAGCCAAACAGAACAGATTGTTGGGTATATTTGAGCTCAAAGGCATCCAATGTGCTCCAAAGGGAGTGCCTCAGCTTAACGTTTGCTTTAACATTGATGCCAACGGAATTATGGTTGTCTCTGCCGAGGACAAATCAACGAAGAAGAAAAGCAAGATCACAATCGTCAATAACAACAAAGGCAGGCTATCTAAGATGGAAATTGCGAGGATGATCAAGGAGGCAGAAAAGTACAGGTTTGAAGATGAGGAGAATAAGAAGAAATTGGAGGCTAAGGCTGCATTGATGGACTATACACATGACATGGAGGAAAAAATTCCTAGTCTCAGAAAGCTCAACCGAGCGAACAAGAAGAAATATGAGGATGAGGTTGCAAAGACCTGCCGGTGGCTTGACGAGAACGAAAACCGACTTGCTGAATGCA
- the LOC133743470 gene encoding heat shock cognate 70 kDa protein 2-like isoform X3: MFGKGEGPAIGIDLGTTYSCVGVWQHGHVEIIANDQGNRTTPSYVAFTDTGRLIGEAAKNQASMNPIHTVFDAKRLIGRRFNDASVKSDMKFWPFKVRGVDNKPMIVVNYNNEEKRFAAEEISSMILVKMREIAEAYLGSTVKNVVVTVPAYFNDFQRQATKDAGIIAGMNVLRIINEPTAAAIAYGLDRKYTTVGGKNVLIFDLGGGTFDVSLLKIEEGIFEVKATTGDTHLGGEDFDNTMMNYFVQEFKRKHEKDISKNPKALRRLRTSCERAKRILSSSTQTIIEIDSLYDGIDFSSTITRARFEEQNMDLFKKCMEPVDKCLKDAEMDRSSVHDVVLIGGSTRIPKVQQLLREFFNGKELCKSINPDEAVAYGAAVQAAILGGEGNIEKVQDAEKYRFEDEENKKKLEAKAALMDYTHDMEEKIPSLRKLNRANKKKYEDEVAKTCRWLDENENRLAECKEYEDQMKKLENVCNRIIGKMHQDGR, encoded by the exons ATGTTTGGAAAAGGAGAAGGTCCAGCTATTGGTATAGATCTTGGAACAACTTACTCATGCGTTGGCGTCTGGCAACACGGTCATGTTGAGATCATAGCCAATGACCAGGGCAACAGAACAACGCCTTCTTACGTTGCTTTTACGGATACTGGGCGTTTGATTGGTGAGGCTGCCAAGAACCAAGCCTCCATGAACCCCATTCACACTGTTTTTG atgcAAAGCGCTTGATTGGTAGGAGATTCAACGATGCTTCTGTCAAGAGTGATATGAAGTTTTGGCCTTTCAAAGTTCGTGGTGTCGACAACAAGCCAATGATTGTGGTCAACTACAATAATGAAGAGAAGCGGTTTGCTGCTGAGGAGATATCATCCATGATTCTTGTTAAGATGAGGGAAATAGCAGAGGCTTATCTTGGATCGACAGTAAAGAATGTTGTTGTAACGGTCCCAGCATACTTTAATGATTTTCAACGTCAGGCTACAAAAGATGCAGGGATAATTGCGGGTATGAATGTTTTACGTATTATTAACGAGCCTACAGCTGCTGCAATTGCTTATGGCCTTGATAGAAAATACACCACTGTTGGAGGAAAGAACGTTCTTATTTTTGATCTGGGAGGTGGAACTTTTGATGTTTCCCTTCTCAAAATTGAAGAGGGAATTTTTGAGGTGAAAGCTACGACTGGAGATACTCATCTCGGGGGTGAAGATTTTGACAATACAATGATGAACTATTTTGTACAAGAGTTCAAGAGAAAACACGAAAAGGACATCAGTAAAAATCCCAAAGCACTGAGGAGATTGAGAACATCTTGTGAGAGAGCGAAGAGAATTCTTTCTTCCAGTACTCAAACTATTATTGAGATTGATTCTTTATATGATGGAATTGACTTTTCCTCCACAATAACTAGAGCAAGATTTGAGGAGCAGAACATGGATCTCTTTAAGAAATGTATGGAGCCTGTGGACAAGTGTTTGAAGGATGCTGAAATGGACAGGAGCAGCGTTCATGATGTTGTTCTTATTGGTGGATCTACTAGAATTCCCAAGGTACAACAGCTATTGCGGGAGTTCTTTAATGGCAAAGAGCTTTGCAAGAGCATCAATCCTGATGAAGCTGTGGCATATGGTGCCGCCGTACAAGCCGCAATTTTGGGCGGTGAGGGAAATATTGAGAAGGTTCAAGAC GCAGAAAAGTACAGGTTTGAAGATGAGGAGAATAAGAAGAAATTGGAGGCTAAGGCTGCATTGATGGACTATACACATGACATGGAGGAAAAAATTCCTAGTCTCAGAAAGCTCAACCGAGCGAACAAGAAGAAATATGAGGATGAGGTTGCAAAGACCTGCCGGTGGCTTGACGAGAACGAAAACCGACTTGCTGAATGCA
- the LOC133743470 gene encoding heat shock cognate 70 kDa protein-like isoform X2: MFGKGEGPAIGIDLGTTYSCVGVWQHGHVEIIANDQGNRTTPSYVAFTDTGRLIGEAAKNQASMNPIHTVFDAKRLIGRRFNDASVKSDMKFWPFKVRGVDNKPMIVVNYNNEEKRFAAEEISSMILVKMREIAEAYLGSTVKNVVVTVPAYFNDFQRQATKDAGIIAGMNVLRIINEPTAAAIAYGLDRKYTTVGGKNVLIFDLGGGTFDVSLLKIEEGIFEVKATTGDTHLGGEDFDNTMMNYFVQEFKRKHEKDISKNPKALRRLRTSCERAKRILSSSTQTIIEIDSLYDGIDFSSTITRARFEEQNMDLFKKCMEPVDKCLKDAEMDRSSVHDVVLIGGSTRIPKVQQLLREFFNGKELCKSINPDEAVAYGAAVQAAILGGEGNIEKVQDVLLLDVTPLSLGIESDNGKMSVVVPRNTTIPTTKESVFTTVQSGQQCVEFPVYEGESIIAKQNRLLGIFELKGIQCAPKGVPQLNENKKKLEAKAALMDYTHDMEEKIPSLRKLNRANKKKYEDEVAKTCRWLDENENRLAECKEYEDQMKKLENVCNRIIGKMHQDGR, encoded by the exons ATGTTTGGAAAAGGAGAAGGTCCAGCTATTGGTATAGATCTTGGAACAACTTACTCATGCGTTGGCGTCTGGCAACACGGTCATGTTGAGATCATAGCCAATGACCAGGGCAACAGAACAACGCCTTCTTACGTTGCTTTTACGGATACTGGGCGTTTGATTGGTGAGGCTGCCAAGAACCAAGCCTCCATGAACCCCATTCACACTGTTTTTG atgcAAAGCGCTTGATTGGTAGGAGATTCAACGATGCTTCTGTCAAGAGTGATATGAAGTTTTGGCCTTTCAAAGTTCGTGGTGTCGACAACAAGCCAATGATTGTGGTCAACTACAATAATGAAGAGAAGCGGTTTGCTGCTGAGGAGATATCATCCATGATTCTTGTTAAGATGAGGGAAATAGCAGAGGCTTATCTTGGATCGACAGTAAAGAATGTTGTTGTAACGGTCCCAGCATACTTTAATGATTTTCAACGTCAGGCTACAAAAGATGCAGGGATAATTGCGGGTATGAATGTTTTACGTATTATTAACGAGCCTACAGCTGCTGCAATTGCTTATGGCCTTGATAGAAAATACACCACTGTTGGAGGAAAGAACGTTCTTATTTTTGATCTGGGAGGTGGAACTTTTGATGTTTCCCTTCTCAAAATTGAAGAGGGAATTTTTGAGGTGAAAGCTACGACTGGAGATACTCATCTCGGGGGTGAAGATTTTGACAATACAATGATGAACTATTTTGTACAAGAGTTCAAGAGAAAACACGAAAAGGACATCAGTAAAAATCCCAAAGCACTGAGGAGATTGAGAACATCTTGTGAGAGAGCGAAGAGAATTCTTTCTTCCAGTACTCAAACTATTATTGAGATTGATTCTTTATATGATGGAATTGACTTTTCCTCCACAATAACTAGAGCAAGATTTGAGGAGCAGAACATGGATCTCTTTAAGAAATGTATGGAGCCTGTGGACAAGTGTTTGAAGGATGCTGAAATGGACAGGAGCAGCGTTCATGATGTTGTTCTTATTGGTGGATCTACTAGAATTCCCAAGGTACAACAGCTATTGCGGGAGTTCTTTAATGGCAAAGAGCTTTGCAAGAGCATCAATCCTGATGAAGCTGTGGCATATGGTGCCGCCGTACAAGCCGCAATTTTGGGCGGTGAGGGAAATATTGAGAAGGTTCAAGACGTACTCTTGTTGGACGTCACTCCGCTTTCCCTTGGTATAGAGAGTGATAATGGAAAGATGAGTGTTGTAGTCCCAAGAAACACTACCATCCCCACCACGAAAGAGAGTGTCTTTACAACAGTCCAAAGTGGGCAACAATGTGTAGAGTTTCCTGTGTATGAGGGTGAATCAATAATAGCCAAACAGAACAGATTGTTGGGTATATTTGAGCTCAAAGGCATCCAATGTGCTCCAAAGGGAGTGCCTCAGCTTAAC GAGAATAAGAAGAAATTGGAGGCTAAGGCTGCATTGATGGACTATACACATGACATGGAGGAAAAAATTCCTAGTCTCAGAAAGCTCAACCGAGCGAACAAGAAGAAATATGAGGATGAGGTTGCAAAGACCTGCCGGTGGCTTGACGAGAACGAAAACCGACTTGCTGAATGCA